A genomic stretch from Arachis stenosperma cultivar V10309 chromosome 3, arast.V10309.gnm1.PFL2, whole genome shotgun sequence includes:
- the LOC130970766 gene encoding ornithine aminotransferase, mitochondrial, with protein sequence MAARRPVQCLLQRVCGGSRRFGVALQGHASSSSSQQLIDKEYQYSAHNYHPIPIVFSQAKGAAVWDPEGNKYLDFLSAYSAVNQGHCHPKILKALTEQAEKLTLSSRAFYNDRFPPFAEHLTSMLGYDMVLPMNTGAEGVETALKLARKWGYEKKRIPKDEAIIVSCCGCFHGRTLAVISMSCDNEATQGFGPLLPGHLKVDFGDVEALERIFKEKGEHIAGFLLEPIQGEAGVIIPPDGYLKAVRDLCTRYNVLMIADEIQTGLARTGKMLACDWEEVRPDVVILGKALGGGVFPVSAVLADKDVMLCIKPGEHGSTFGGNPLASAVAIAALNVIKEERLVERSEQLGVELGRELHKIQQQYPKYVKEVRGRGLFGAVELNSKSLSPVSAYDLCEKLKDRGVLAKPTHDTIIRFTPPLCISWDEIQEGSKALADVLEIDLPKLQKTKPKHDASQVASHSHACDRCGRLLYG encoded by the exons ATGGCTGCGAGGAGACCAGTCCAGTGTTTGCTGCAAAGGGTTTGCGGCGGAAGCAGACGATTCGGTGTTGCTCTTCAGGGCcatgcttcttcttcctcttctcagCAACTCATTGACAAGGAATATCAGTACAGTGCCCACAA TTACCATCCAATTCCCATTGTGTTTTCTCAAGCAAAGGGAGCTGCTGTGTGGGATCCAGAGGGAAACAAATATCTTGATTTCTTATCTGCTTATTCTGCTGTTAATCAG GGACATTGCCATCCTAAAATTCTGAAAGCCTTAACAGAGCAGGCAGAAAAGCTGACCCTGAGTTCTCGAGCCTTTTACAATGATCGGTTTCCACCATTTGCTGAGCATTTGACAAGTATGCTTGGTTATGATATGGTTCTTCCCATGAACACTGGTGCTGAAGGAGTGGAAACAGCTCTGAAATTAGCAAGAAAGTGGGgttatgaaaagaaaagaattccCAAAGATGAG GCTATTATTGTGTCATGTTGTGGCTGCTTCCATGGCCGCACACTAGCTGTTATATCTATGAGTTGTGACAATGAAGCTACCCAGGGTTTTGGTCCTTTATTGCCTGGCCATCTTAAAGTTGATTTTGGTGATGTAGAAGCCCTTGAAAGAATTTTTAAAG aaaaaggAGAACACATAGCTGGCTTTCTTTTGGAACCCATCCAGGGTGAAGCTGGG GTAATCATTCCTCCGGATGGCTATTTGAAAGCTGTTAGAGATCTTTGCACTAGATATAATGTGCTGATGATTGCAGACGAAATACAAACTGGGTTAGCAAGAACAGGGAAGATGCTGGCTTGTGACTGGGAAGAAGTTCGCCCAGATGTTGTG ATACTAGGGAAAGCATTGGGTGGAGGAGTTTTTCCTGTGAGTGCAGTTCTTGCAGACAAGGATGTAATGCTTTGTATAAAACCAGGAGAGCATGGAAG TACCTTTGGCGGGAATCCATTGGCCAGTGCAGTTGCAATTGCGGCACTAAATGTGATCAAAGAGGAGAGGCTTGTCGAAAG ATCTGAGCAACTGGGAGTGGAGCTCGGCCGTGAGCTGCACAAGATTCAGCAACAATACCCCAAGTATGTGAAGGAGGTTCGCGGACGAGGATTATTCGGCGCGGTGGAGCTTAACAGCAAGAGCTTGTCCCCTGTATCAGCCTATGATTTGTGCGAAAAGCTGAAGGATAGAGGAGTTCTTGCAAAGCCGACACACGATACAATTATCCGCTTTACGCCTCCACTTTGCATCAG TTGGGATGAGATACAAGAAGGTTCTAAGGCCCTGGCTGATGTCTTGGAAATTGATTTACCCAAGCTTCAAAAGACGAAGCCAAAACATGATGCTTCTCAAGTTGCCTCCCATTCCCATGCATGCGATCGTTGCGGTCGACTCTTGTACGGTTGA